A portion of the Candidatus Bathyarchaeia archaeon genome contains these proteins:
- a CDS encoding DUF4921 family protein, with amino-acid sequence MPHNELRKDYLLDRWVVIAIERGRRPTDFAKKEKPQAKVGVCPFCPGNEHLTPPAVLAYIEAGGKIEKVKDEDGFRHKGWVIRCFPNLYPAFTPPQEKADKWEIAEGGDLAPAFGHHEVLVESPNHDEHPSDASIPQLLHVVNAYLDRLVELASKPYVRYVSIFRNHGLEAGASLSHAHSQIIATPFVPKIVEEELQASERFWREKGECIFCNIIKRERESPRFITENQDFVAFAPWASANPMEFWIFPKRHMHTPLKITENEKLNLAKILKTCFSALKSLLNDPPYNYGFHLSLDEKTRQYYHWHLEVYPKLAIWAGFEKSTGIYINTVSPENAAESLRKAISP; translated from the coding sequence ATGCCTCACAACGAACTTCGCAAGGACTATCTTCTTGATCGTTGGGTGGTTATCGCCATTGAGCGTGGTCGCCGCCCGACAGACTTTGCCAAGAAAGAGAAACCTCAAGCCAAGGTTGGCGTTTGCCCTTTTTGTCCGGGAAACGAGCATTTGACTCCTCCGGCTGTGCTAGCCTACATAGAGGCTGGCGGAAAAATTGAAAAGGTGAAAGACGAGGATGGTTTTAGGCATAAGGGCTGGGTTATCCGCTGTTTTCCAAATCTTTATCCGGCTTTTACTCCACCACAAGAGAAGGCTGACAAATGGGAAATTGCTGAAGGCGGTGATTTGGCTCCGGCCTTTGGGCATCATGAGGTTTTGGTGGAGTCGCCAAACCATGACGAGCATCCATCCGACGCCAGCATCCCACAGCTCTTGCACGTTGTGAACGCCTATTTGGATAGGCTTGTCGAACTGGCTTCGAAGCCCTATGTCCGCTACGTGTCCATTTTCCGCAACCACGGCCTAGAGGCAGGTGCGTCGCTTTCCCACGCCCACAGCCAGATAATCGCAACCCCCTTCGTGCCAAAAATTGTTGAGGAAGAACTGCAAGCCAGCGAAAGATTTTGGCGAGAGAAAGGCGAATGCATCTTCTGCAACATTATCAAGCGTGAGCGGGAAAGCCCCCGCTTCATCACCGAAAACCAAGACTTTGTGGCTTTTGCACCGTGGGCAAGCGCCAACCCCATGGAGTTCTGGATATTCCCAAAAAGGCACATGCACACGCCTCTTAAAATCACCGAAAACGAGAAGCTAAACCTTGCAAAAATCTTGAAGACGTGCTTCAGCGCATTGAAAAGCCTCTTGAATGATCCCCCATACAATTATGGCTTCCACTTAAGCCTAGACGAGAAAACCCGCCAATACTACCACTGGCATCTGGAGGTTTACCCGAAACTGGCTATATGGGCGGGATTCGAAAAAAGCACGGGCATCTACATAAACACGGTTTCGCCGGAAAACGCCGCAGAAAGCCTCAGAAAAGCCATATCACCCTAA
- a CDS encoding winged helix-turn-helix domain-containing protein, protein MEIEDVLGNRLRLKILKILSHVRELNVSEIARKLDANHKTVKHHLKVLEEAGILQHKRFGRIHLYRLNEASEKARTVKMLIESWGTSKNVN, encoded by the coding sequence ATGGAAATTGAGGATGTTCTTGGAAACAGGCTTCGCCTAAAAATTCTGAAAATTCTGTCCCACGTGAGGGAGCTTAACGTTTCCGAGATTGCCAGAAAGTTGGATGCCAACCATAAAACCGTCAAACATCACCTGAAGGTCCTGGAGGAGGCTGGAATCCTCCAGCACAAAAGGTTTGGGAGAATCCACCTCTACAGGCTTAACGAGGCTTCCGAAAAGGCTAGGACTGTAAAAATGCTCATAGAATCGTGGGGAACCTCCAAGAATGTTAATTAA
- a CDS encoding zinc finger AN1 domain-containing stress-associated protein, which translates to MPKCETCGKEVDLPFECKFCGRYFCLEHRLPENHNCPNLPPRTPLGGWQVKKEIMARANERVSELASEGDFHFVRKEATAPIPNHEKKGSKSHLRLETVLKQNRFLTSFKFWFPMFWIALVFIYLAEGNDPVSFYNSVPEPLKYAIYLFAVGIGVWTGYIIFDKLDIHTTSDRGLFGLKILSGVLFMFGIFLMMFGLFYQFGLFSSKPFEFTPSLTRTAMSVFIIVLSFALMLTSAYLLFKFERRSGIIVYRR; encoded by the coding sequence ATGCCTAAATGCGAAACGTGTGGTAAAGAGGTAGATCTTCCTTTTGAATGTAAATTTTGTGGGAGATATTTCTGTTTAGAGCATAGACTTCCAGAGAATCATAACTGCCCAAACCTACCACCTCGAACACCTTTGGGAGGATGGCAGGTTAAAAAGGAAATTATGGCTCGTGCTAATGAGAGGGTTAGCGAATTAGCGTCTGAGGGAGATTTTCATTTTGTTAGGAAAGAAGCTACAGCACCCATCCCCAATCATGAAAAGAAAGGTAGCAAGTCGCACTTGCGTCTTGAAACTGTCTTGAAGCAAAATAGATTTTTGACATCATTTAAGTTCTGGTTTCCAATGTTTTGGATTGCATTGGTTTTCATTTATTTGGCAGAGGGAAACGATCCGGTATCTTTTTACAACAGCGTTCCAGAACCGTTGAAGTATGCAATTTATCTATTCGCTGTTGGAATTGGTGTTTGGACTGGATATATAATCTTTGACAAACTTGACATTCACACGACCTCAGATAGAGGACTTTTTGGATTAAAGATTCTCTCTGGGGTATTGTTTATGTTTGGAATTTTTCTAATGATGTTTGGATTGTTTTATCAATTTGGATTATTTTCTAGCAAACCCTTTGAATTTACACCTAGTTTGACAAGGACAGCAATGTCGGTATTCATTATCGTCCTTTCCTTTGCTCTTATGCTGACAAGCGCCTACTTATTATTCAAGTTTGAAAGAAGGTCGGGGATAATCGTGTATAGGCGGTAA
- a CDS encoding metallophosphoesterase, translated as MLVGLMSDTHDCLSMVEKAIKKLNEEKVELVLHAGDYVAPFVIPRFRDLRAKLIGVFGNNDGDRELLKKRFSENSMLELHGNFAEIKVCNIKIALLHGSEEELLKALIEGEAFDVVVHGHTHRAEVYRKGKTLVVNPGEVCGYLTGKSTIALLDTDRLEARILNLI; from the coding sequence ATGCTTGTGGGTTTAATGTCTGACACCCATGACTGCTTGTCCATGGTGGAGAAGGCCATAAAAAAGCTCAATGAGGAAAAAGTGGAGCTTGTGCTTCATGCTGGGGATTATGTGGCACCCTTTGTCATTCCAAGGTTTCGGGATTTAAGGGCGAAGTTGATTGGCGTCTTCGGCAACAATGATGGGGACAGGGAACTCCTGAAGAAGCGGTTTAGCGAAAATTCTATGCTTGAGCTTCATGGGAACTTTGCGGAGATAAAGGTGTGCAACATTAAGATTGCGTTGCTGCACGGCAGCGAGGAGGAGCTTTTGAAGGCTCTGATTGAAGGTGAAGCCTTCGACGTGGTTGTTCATGGGCACACACATAGGGCGGAGGTTTACCGCAAAGGAAAAACTTTGGTAGTTAATCCCGGAGAGGTTTGCGGATACTTGACGGGAAAATCCACAATCGCCCTTCTGGACACGGATAGACTCGAAGCAAGAATCCTAAACTTAATCTAG
- a CDS encoding amylo-alpha-1,6-glucosidase, with translation MLGLTPPIRIPRGELSKIGELFDREWLITNGLGGYASSTVLGVNTRKYHGILVAAFHPPRKRVVCITKLDEELKIGNMFYPLYANEFQGGIYPSGFHFLEEFSLSPIPVYVYALQNVRVSKTIFMPYGRNAVITLYNVENQNPLDVEVNVFPILACRHFHTVVDRWWNPPGFSQKPQGDKVKINVEAPRATVIVKAVNGVYSQSEKWLEKVYYREEYARGESHLDDWFQPGFFTFKVKGKKHEKFALIAVAGENETAVEEAADKLPSTVYDVEGLFETEVRRREQLLLKFYEEHGGLEARDWLSWLVLATEAFIVEALEGAGRAGRSVVAGYHWFEDWGRDAFIALPGLTLITGRFEDARRIFLTFIGQSAAGLIPNFVSDRDLKPDYNCVDATLWFVNAVLQYLKYTGDFAFVEKNLWETMKVFVENLVRGLYADMRVDDDGLILHGSRMTWMDTMVDGKPITPREGKAVEVQALWYNALKTFELLAKKFREKDAAERFAVLAEKARASFNRKFWNPDKSCLFDVVDGRDNGDPSIRPNQVIAVSLDFTMLDEVKAKSIVEVVRRELLTPYGLRTLARGDPRYIGVYHGDRRSRDLAYHNGTVWPWLLGPFTTAFLRVEGYGGYMREYAFKKFLAPLFTEQIYRAGLGSISEIFDGDPPHAPRGCIAQAWSVAEPLRAYVEDVMLVRPKYEREVLAVLG, from the coding sequence ATGTTGGGGTTAACGCCGCCTATACGCATACCCCGTGGGGAACTCTCGAAAATCGGGGAGCTTTTTGATAGGGAATGGCTTATAACTAACGGTTTAGGCGGATACGCCTCCTCCACGGTTTTGGGCGTAAACACGAGGAAGTATCATGGAATTCTTGTGGCGGCTTTTCATCCGCCGAGAAAACGGGTGGTCTGCATAACCAAGCTTGATGAGGAACTGAAGATTGGGAACATGTTTTATCCGCTTTACGCCAACGAGTTTCAAGGGGGAATCTATCCCAGCGGCTTCCACTTCCTAGAAGAGTTCTCGCTTTCTCCCATTCCAGTCTATGTTTACGCCTTGCAGAACGTGAGGGTTTCAAAAACCATCTTTATGCCTTATGGAAGGAACGCCGTAATAACCCTGTATAATGTTGAAAACCAGAATCCATTGGACGTTGAGGTTAATGTTTTCCCGATTTTGGCGTGCAGACACTTCCACACTGTTGTAGATAGGTGGTGGAATCCTCCGGGATTTAGCCAGAAACCCCAAGGCGACAAGGTAAAGATAAACGTTGAGGCGCCAAGGGCAACGGTGATTGTGAAGGCGGTTAATGGCGTCTACAGTCAGTCTGAAAAGTGGCTGGAGAAAGTTTATTACCGCGAGGAATATGCCCGGGGAGAAAGCCACTTGGACGATTGGTTCCAGCCCGGCTTCTTCACATTCAAGGTTAAGGGGAAAAAACATGAAAAATTTGCCCTAATTGCTGTTGCAGGTGAGAATGAGACAGCAGTGGAGGAAGCCGCGGACAAGCTGCCTTCAACAGTTTATGATGTTGAAGGCTTGTTTGAGACTGAGGTGAGACGCCGCGAGCAGCTGCTCCTAAAGTTTTATGAGGAGCACGGCGGCTTAGAGGCAAGGGACTGGCTTAGCTGGCTTGTGCTTGCAACAGAAGCCTTCATAGTCGAAGCCCTAGAAGGGGCTGGGAGAGCTGGAAGGTCTGTGGTGGCTGGCTACCACTGGTTTGAAGACTGGGGCAGAGATGCTTTCATAGCTTTACCCGGCTTGACGCTTATAACGGGACGCTTTGAAGATGCCCGACGGATTTTCCTGACGTTTATCGGGCAGTCGGCTGCTGGTTTAATTCCAAATTTTGTTTCAGACCGGGATCTAAAGCCAGACTACAATTGTGTGGATGCCACCTTATGGTTTGTGAACGCTGTTCTCCAGTACTTGAAGTACACTGGCGACTTCGCCTTTGTGGAGAAAAATCTCTGGGAGACGATGAAGGTGTTTGTGGAAAATCTTGTTAGGGGCTTGTATGCTGACATGCGGGTGGATGATGATGGGCTTATTCTGCATGGTTCACGGATGACTTGGATGGACACCATGGTTGATGGAAAACCCATCACGCCTAGGGAGGGCAAAGCTGTTGAGGTTCAGGCATTGTGGTATAATGCCCTAAAAACCTTTGAGCTTTTAGCCAAAAAATTTAGGGAGAAAGATGCTGCTGAGAGGTTTGCGGTTTTAGCCGAAAAAGCAAGGGCAAGCTTCAACAGGAAATTCTGGAATCCAGACAAAAGCTGCCTTTTCGATGTTGTGGACGGGCGTGATAATGGCGATCCCTCCATTAGACCCAACCAGGTTATCGCTGTTTCTCTAGATTTCACCATGCTGGATGAGGTGAAAGCCAAAAGCATTGTGGAGGTTGTGCGCCGCGAGCTTTTAACGCCTTATGGTTTGAGAACCCTTGCTAGAGGCGATCCCAGATACATCGGCGTTTATCATGGCGACAGAAGAAGCCGAGACTTGGCGTATCACAATGGCACGGTTTGGCCATGGCTTCTTGGACCATTTACAACAGCCTTTCTTAGGGTTGAGGGTTATGGTGGGTACATGCGTGAGTATGCCTTCAAAAAGTTTCTTGCACCGCTTTTCACGGAGCAGATTTACAGGGCTGGGCTTGGCAGCATAAGCGAAATCTTTGATGGTGATCCGCCGCATGCTCCGAGGGGCTGCATAGCTCAAGCGTGGAGTGTGGCTGAACCCTTGAGGGCTTACGTGGAGGACGTTATGCTTGTTAGACCTAAATATGAGCGGGAGGTTCTTGCGGTTTTAGGGTGA
- a CDS encoding ORC1-type DNA replication protein, with the protein MRRSVFMDESKLDISYVPRRLLHRDAEMRLLREFFNFALTSPWRMTQRVLIVGDVGTGKTALSQRFGVDIVEQAKQRGINLNYVHVNCRQYRGSLFLILHHAVSFFHPGFPKRGFSAEELLNILLQVLDEENAYVILTLDEFESLIEREGAEPVYKLTRLQEARIDKPQRLSLICILKNIKILESLDPSARSTLQSNIIRLEKYSKEQLVDIINDRVQLAFKPSTVLEDTVDLIAELAESEGGNARFAIELLWRAGKYADAEDLDVVTPECVRKAVSSIFALVRKSELASLSFHEKLFLLGLARFFKENTDRAYATLTEAERAYAIACEEFEVEPHTHTQLWKYLQTLSAMGIIRKSVSTAGQRGRTTFIYLPGASTNELEKELSTILEGERKAKNKENHTV; encoded by the coding sequence ATGCGTCGAAGCGTGTTCATGGACGAGTCGAAGCTTGACATAAGCTATGTCCCAAGGAGACTTCTCCACAGGGACGCTGAGATGCGTCTTCTACGGGAGTTCTTCAATTTCGCCTTAACATCTCCGTGGAGGATGACTCAGAGAGTCCTAATCGTTGGCGACGTTGGCACGGGTAAAACTGCGTTGTCCCAGCGTTTCGGAGTCGACATTGTTGAGCAAGCCAAACAGCGGGGTATAAACCTGAACTATGTTCATGTGAATTGCCGCCAGTACAGGGGAAGTCTCTTCCTCATACTCCATCATGCCGTATCCTTCTTCCATCCGGGCTTTCCAAAGAGGGGCTTCTCGGCGGAGGAACTCCTAAACATTCTCCTGCAAGTTTTAGATGAGGAAAACGCCTATGTAATCTTAACCCTAGACGAGTTTGAAAGCTTAATTGAAAGGGAAGGCGCGGAACCAGTCTATAAACTCACTCGACTGCAGGAGGCAAGAATTGACAAGCCTCAACGCTTATCGCTAATATGCATTCTGAAAAACATAAAAATCCTCGAAAGCCTAGATCCAAGCGCTCGGAGCACCCTCCAATCCAACATAATAAGGTTGGAGAAATACTCCAAGGAGCAGCTTGTTGACATAATAAACGACAGGGTCCAGCTGGCTTTTAAGCCATCAACAGTTTTAGAGGACACCGTGGACCTTATCGCCGAGCTCGCCGAATCCGAGGGTGGAAACGCCCGCTTCGCCATAGAACTCCTCTGGAGGGCTGGAAAATACGCCGATGCCGAAGACCTTGATGTTGTCACACCTGAATGCGTTAGGAAGGCTGTTTCCAGCATATTCGCCCTTGTAAGGAAAAGCGAGCTTGCCTCCCTAAGCTTCCATGAGAAACTCTTCCTATTAGGCTTGGCAAGGTTCTTTAAGGAGAACACGGACAGAGCCTATGCAACCCTAACAGAGGCTGAGCGGGCATACGCCATCGCCTGCGAAGAGTTTGAGGTGGAACCCCACACTCACACCCAATTGTGGAAGTACCTTCAGACGCTGTCGGCCATGGGAATAATAAGGAAAAGCGTTTCAACGGCTGGACAACGGGGCAGAACAACATTCATTTATCTTCCAGGGGCATCTACCAACGAACTGGAAAAGGAATTGTCCACAATCCTCGAGGGGGAGAGAAAAGCGAAAAACAAGGAAAACCATACGGTCTAA
- the tpiA gene encoding triose-phosphate isomerase codes for MLKIQTPIILVNFKAYLEATGRRAVELARVAEKVSRETHVSICVAPQFTDIAAVAEEVEIPVFAQHIDPIEPGSHTGYVLADAVKEAGAIGTIINHSERQLRLSEIDASIRIAREKGLVSVVCANNQTISAAVAALKPDMVAVEPPELIGTGISVSKARPEVITSTIRLVRKVNPTVIILCGAGVSNGEDVAAALKLGTHGVLVASAVVKAKNPYNVLLEFAEKSMAQI; via the coding sequence ATATTGAAAATTCAGACTCCCATAATCCTTGTAAACTTTAAAGCTTACTTGGAGGCTACGGGTAGAAGGGCTGTTGAACTTGCAAGGGTTGCCGAGAAAGTCAGCAGGGAAACCCACGTCTCCATTTGCGTGGCTCCCCAATTCACGGATATAGCCGCCGTGGCTGAGGAAGTTGAAATTCCAGTTTTCGCCCAGCATATAGACCCCATAGAGCCTGGAAGCCACACGGGCTATGTGCTTGCAGACGCTGTTAAGGAAGCTGGAGCCATTGGAACAATAATCAACCACTCCGAGAGACAACTTAGACTCTCAGAAATAGACGCCTCCATAAGAATAGCCCGGGAAAAAGGGCTTGTATCGGTTGTCTGCGCCAACAACCAAACCATAAGCGCGGCGGTTGCAGCCCTCAAGCCAGACATGGTTGCCGTGGAGCCTCCGGAGCTCATAGGCACAGGCATATCGGTTTCGAAGGCTAGGCCGGAGGTTATAACGTCCACCATAAGGCTTGTGAGGAAAGTAAATCCAACGGTTATCATTTTGTGTGGGGCTGGCGTCAGCAACGGCGAGGATGTGGCGGCCGCCTTAAAGCTTGGAACTCATGGAGTTTTGGTGGCAAGTGCTGTTGTGAAGGCGAAAAATCCATATAACGTTTTGCTGGAATTTGCCGAAAAATCGATGGCTCAAATTTGA
- the moaA gene encoding GTP 3',8-cyclase MoaA, producing the protein MLVDRYGRPLLNLRIVLTKPCNLHCSFCHAEGEDKSAENSVEMTAEEIVRLARIAVNLGISRVKLTGGEPLMRRDIVQIVRGIASIEGLEELSMTTNGTLLEPLAKELRASGLKRVNINLPTIDGETYCKLTGGRLENVLRGVRAAVEAGLNPVKLNMLILKGVNDSHVPEMMDFARETGAVLQLVELEPVNISREYYEAYHKPLDEYEDMLRQKALKIEVRHYMQNRCIYYLPDLKVEVVHPIENTEFCMHCTRLRITSDGKLKPCLMRNDNTVDVLTPMRNGATDEELSALFKLANQIREPYCRVQA; encoded by the coding sequence GTGCTTGTTGACCGCTATGGGCGTCCGCTTCTTAACCTTCGAATAGTCTTAACGAAGCCATGCAATTTGCACTGCAGTTTCTGTCATGCCGAGGGCGAAGACAAGTCTGCGGAAAATAGCGTGGAAATGACCGCCGAGGAGATTGTGCGCCTAGCCAGAATAGCCGTCAACCTTGGCATTTCAAGGGTTAAGCTTACTGGCGGAGAGCCTCTCATGCGTAGGGATATTGTGCAGATTGTCCGCGGCATAGCCTCTATAGAGGGCTTGGAGGAGCTTTCCATGACGACTAATGGGACACTGCTTGAGCCATTAGCCAAAGAACTGCGGGCAAGCGGCTTGAAACGGGTGAATATAAACCTTCCAACAATAGACGGAGAAACCTACTGTAAGCTAACGGGAGGCAGACTGGAAAACGTTTTAAGAGGGGTTAGAGCGGCTGTCGAGGCTGGATTAAACCCCGTAAAGTTGAACATGCTCATTTTAAAGGGCGTAAATGATTCACATGTGCCGGAGATGATGGATTTTGCAAGGGAAACAGGCGCCGTTTTGCAGCTTGTCGAGCTTGAGCCTGTGAATATAAGCCGCGAGTACTATGAGGCTTACCATAAGCCCTTGGATGAGTATGAGGATATGCTTAGGCAGAAAGCCCTAAAAATTGAGGTTAGACATTACATGCAAAACCGCTGCATATACTATCTTCCAGACTTAAAGGTGGAGGTTGTTCATCCCATTGAAAACACGGAGTTCTGCATGCACTGCACCCGCCTAAGGATCACAAGCGATGGGAAACTTAAGCCATGCCTCATGAGAAATGATAATACTGTGGATGTTTTGACGCCCATGCGTAATGGAGCCACGGATGAAGAGCTGTCCGCCCTTTTCAAGCTAGCTAATCAGATTAGGGAGCCATACTGCCGTGTGCAAGCCTAG
- a CDS encoding ARMT1-like domain-containing protein has translation MKVEAECAACIINRAAVEIKLATTNPALRFRAMMELLHMLSKEFKPSAVPADLGTKRDRLIKRVTGNDDPYKRSKRLCNENALKLLPYARKLVEEGYTQQDRFKRACLCAMVGNMMEFDIPGHNFTFGMLRKSLREAAKDLVIDDIGRIYEVAEKSREVLYLTDNAGEIVFDTLLVEQLKNMGLKVIVAVKGGPVINDATWEDAEVSGMTKIADKVITTGTDAVGLAPKEVSTEFLSVYKSVDMVFAKGMGYAETLTEYKLEKPHALLFRTKCEPVANFFGVHRNKNVAKLMP, from the coding sequence TTGAAGGTTGAAGCCGAGTGCGCAGCGTGCATCATCAACAGAGCTGCAGTTGAAATAAAATTGGCGACAACGAATCCGGCTTTGCGTTTCAGAGCCATGATGGAGCTTCTCCACATGCTGAGTAAGGAGTTTAAGCCGTCCGCTGTGCCGGCGGATTTGGGCACGAAGAGAGATCGCCTCATTAAGAGGGTGACGGGCAACGATGACCCATATAAGCGGAGCAAGCGCCTCTGCAACGAAAACGCCTTGAAGCTTTTGCCCTATGCAAGGAAACTTGTGGAGGAGGGGTACACGCAGCAGGACAGGTTTAAGCGGGCTTGCCTATGCGCCATGGTTGGAAACATGATGGAGTTTGACATTCCAGGGCATAATTTCACCTTTGGCATGTTAAGGAAAAGCCTTAGGGAAGCAGCAAAAGACCTTGTGATTGATGATATAGGCAGAATCTATGAGGTAGCCGAAAAGTCGAGGGAAGTGCTTTATTTGACGGATAATGCTGGAGAAATAGTCTTCGATACGCTTCTGGTGGAGCAGCTTAAAAACATGGGCTTAAAGGTTATTGTGGCGGTTAAGGGCGGTCCGGTCATCAACGATGCCACATGGGAGGACGCGGAGGTTTCAGGCATGACCAAGATTGCAGATAAAGTGATAACGACTGGTACCGACGCTGTCGGCTTAGCCCCCAAAGAGGTTTCAACCGAATTCCTTAGCGTTTACAAGTCAGTGGACATGGTTTTCGCAAAGGGCATGGGCTACGCGGAAACCCTAACCGAGTACAAGTTGGAAAAGCCCCACGCCTTGTTGTTTAGGACTAAATGCGAGCCCGTGGCAAACTTTTTCGGTGTGCACCGTAATAAGAATGTTGCGAAGTTGATGCCCTAA
- a CDS encoding arginine decarboxylase, pyruvoyl-dependent encodes MIPKYFFLTKGVGKHKDQLQSFELALRNAGIQHCNLVNVSSIIPPGCKLIPKEKGLKMLRPGEITFVVLAKNQTNEPHRLIAASIGVAIPSGKNNYGYLSEHHSFGQTDEVAGDYAEDLAATMLATTMGIPFDPQTAWDERKQLFRASGLIIKTTNITQSATGDKNGLWTTVIAAAVFIPDRRGRI; translated from the coding sequence ATGATACCAAAGTACTTCTTCCTAACAAAAGGAGTTGGAAAGCATAAAGACCAACTGCAGTCCTTCGAGCTAGCCCTGCGAAACGCGGGTATCCAGCACTGCAACCTCGTGAACGTTTCAAGCATAATCCCGCCAGGATGCAAGCTAATCCCAAAAGAGAAAGGACTAAAAATGCTTAGGCCAGGCGAAATAACCTTCGTCGTCCTAGCGAAAAACCAGACTAATGAGCCGCATAGGCTTATCGCCGCCTCCATCGGAGTGGCCATCCCCTCTGGCAAGAACAATTATGGCTATTTGTCGGAGCATCACTCTTTTGGGCAGACGGATGAGGTGGCTGGAGATTATGCTGAAGATTTGGCGGCGACTATGCTTGCCACAACCATGGGCATACCCTTTGACCCGCAAACCGCCTGGGACGAGCGGAAACAGCTATTCAGAGCTAGCGGACTCATAATTAAAACCACGAACATAACGCAGTCAGCCACCGGCGACAAGAATGGATTGTGGACAACGGTTATCGCCGCAGCTGTCTTCATACCTGACAGAAGAGGACGTATATAG
- a CDS encoding molybdenum cofactor biosynthesis protein B: MSESTLRHKAEAPKKLGFAIFICSTSRYNQLKRGEKIRDESGDLIERMVKGHGYSVVLREIIPDDKQAIEEGIKRALEEPSVDIAIFCGGTGITPTDITIETVSPFMEKTLPGFGELFRLLSYEKIGSAAILSRALAGIAKGKAFFCIPGSPDAVKLCLEKLILPEAAHIVKHARE, encoded by the coding sequence ATGAGCGAGAGCACGCTTAGGCATAAGGCTGAAGCCCCCAAAAAACTGGGTTTCGCCATCTTCATATGCAGCACATCCCGCTACAACCAGCTAAAACGAGGCGAAAAAATCCGGGACGAATCAGGCGACCTAATAGAGAGAATGGTGAAAGGCCATGGTTATTCGGTTGTTCTCCGCGAAATCATACCCGACGACAAACAAGCAATAGAGGAAGGCATTAAAAGAGCCTTGGAAGAACCCAGCGTAGACATCGCCATATTCTGTGGCGGGACAGGCATAACCCCCACAGACATAACCATCGAAACAGTCTCACCCTTCATGGAGAAGACGTTGCCCGGCTTTGGGGAACTCTTCAGACTTTTAAGCTATGAGAAAATCGGTTCAGCCGCCATCCTCTCCCGCGCCCTCGCCGGAATAGCCAAAGGCAAAGCCTTCTTCTGCATACCCGGCTCACCGGATGCCGTTAAACTTTGCCTTGAAAAACTTATATTGCCGGAAGCCGCACACATCGTTAAGCATGCACGGGAATAA
- the moaC gene encoding cyclic pyranopterin monophosphate synthase MoaC, giving the protein MAMVDITGKPKVFREATATGKIRLKPETIKLIRDGKVEKGDPIYTAKIAGILAAKETSILIPFCHPLPLTNVKVDVEIVGDTTVQVSSTVRTEAQTGVEMEALVSTAVSLLTIWDMVKQYEKDAEGQYPTTVIEGIRVVKKIKEAQSK; this is encoded by the coding sequence ATGGCAATGGTGGACATAACTGGAAAGCCAAAGGTTTTCCGCGAGGCAACAGCCACGGGCAAGATTAGGCTTAAACCAGAAACCATAAAACTGATTCGGGATGGAAAAGTTGAAAAGGGCGATCCAATCTACACTGCGAAAATTGCTGGAATCCTAGCCGCAAAGGAGACAAGCATACTAATCCCCTTCTGCCACCCTCTGCCCCTAACAAACGTCAAGGTGGACGTTGAGATAGTTGGCGACACCACGGTGCAAGTTTCATCCACCGTGAGGACTGAGGCGCAGACTGGTGTTGAAATGGAGGCTCTGGTTTCTACAGCCGTAAGCCTCCTAACCATTTGGGACATGGTTAAACAATATGAGAAGGATGCTGAGGGGCAATATCCCACAACGGTTATTGAGGGAATCCGCGTCGTGAAAAAGATTAAGGAAGCACAGTCCAAATGA